Within the Phaseolus vulgaris cultivar G19833 chromosome 9, P. vulgaris v2.0, whole genome shotgun sequence genome, the region TTAATAAACATTCATCGACACAACataattaacataattatgATACGAAATATTACTCTAATATCAAGATTAATCTAATAATTTACCCTAATTTAGGTCTAGATCATTGAAGGCTcactataatattataattatgcaCTCTACTCaatattacaataattaatacTCCAACCATCAAATATCGAACTCTGACTTGAACGTCAGAATATTTTAACAGGTGTTCCAAAGATACTCCACCTCAGCTTGAGATTGAAAATCACAACCAAAAATCGAAACCACAACAATTATTTGAGAAACGATTCCTTTCCAACCCATATACaaacaatataaattatttgattgAATTTTTCATTCCTTTGaacaattaaaatttcatattcaATAAACTCTAAACCCTCAACTTCCCTAAACCCTCAACTTCAAGCTCTAGAGATAAAGATAATAGTTTACAATATTATCTCATACcaaatgataataaataaaagaactCCATTCCCAGATTTTTTTTCCCATGATCATGAAGTAAATAGATTCATACGCTTTGTTTGTGCAAGTAATTGACAAAGATTAGGAGTGTTAATTGAAGTGACtagtataaaaattataagttaattcaattaaagtaatttatacttttaatcTAATTGAAATCTACTTCGACAGTTGatttcaacaataataaattcaataaactcgaatcaaattattaatttaatttttatatcattaattatTATGCTTCAGATCTTATGAAACaatagtttatttttatgttatgtttatAACAATGTGTTGTttacatttaataataataataataataataataataataataatagaattacgaataaattttgataaaataaatttttaaaaatagaattttaatcaCTTGCATAGTAGAAATTCTAATTGATCTAGTTGTTTTTGTTCGGATTGTGTAAAAAGTTTAAAGAAATcagaaagtaataaaaaaaatagttaaactttcatTTTATTCCAGATACACGTGTAAAGATgactaaaaaaaaacatttaagagACTGGTTGAAGAATAAGGGTGCAGATTAGCCAGGGAATGAGCAATTAAACAAAGGAGTGTGTTATCATGTGGGTAGTTCCAAGGTGGTAGGAGACATAGTCTTATTCCTAAAGCCCAAATCCACATGATTTGTTGCATAATTTATcatcattttttgtttttgtgcaCCTTCGTTTCTCACCATGGCCACACAGACTCTCGAAATGGGTCATACTTTCCCATCTTCTTTACAGCTATATTTTTAAGTTCAGGAATATTATTATGAACAATATTTTCCCCCCCAAATATTTAACGTAATTTATACATCCAAAGATTAAGCTCTAGattatgataataattttttgattTGATACTAAAATCGTGTTTTCACTGTATACATGTAAGAAGAGTGTAACTTGGACCCGACTTGAGTATATTATATGCCATATTAATACAAGAGCTTAATAGTGGTAGTCGAGCTAATCAGATCCAATACTTTGAAAGTCCAACTCCACTTTATAAATAGGTTGACCATATCCAGACAAATATacgtatttaataatatttattacccTTAATTTCTGAATACCAAATACTAACTTGAGGTGTTAGATGATATTTTACAAATATTCTATCACACATACCGAGACCTAGTCAAGATTGAAGATCAAAAACCTCTCAACCAATTCGACCTTACTTGTCGAGATTTCTGGTCCACACAAGAACCAGTGACCAAAATTTCTTATATGACCGTTGAATACATGAAATGCAAATAACCACTAAATGTCTAACATAAGAAATTGTATTGAGAGCTAacttaggattttttttttatcggcgaTAACTTAAGGATTTAAAtatggtgtgtttggattggaaaGGGGATTTGAGTGGATTTGGAGGAGTGAATGTGTGAGTTTTTTAGAGGATGTATGAGATTGTTTGGTTTGAGGGATATTAGAGTATATTTGTGAGGAtgatttattgaagtttgtgaatgatgtgatgaTTTGAAgagaatttagaatttattttaaaagtgtaaaatgtaaatttacaattttacttttattattaaaaaatatttaaataatgaagtatgatatattttgtatagatttgagttaattaaatattttgtaaattatttgtgtagatttgaataattatttttttaaaaatacaagaaGTTGTGAGAAGTATGTTGTGggatgttttttaaaaattatgtgatCTTATATGTGTTTGTTTATAGTATTATTGAAGGTCTTGTCGCGTGTTTCCTTCGGCATAAACTTAGAATCCCATGTTAGGCGATAATGAAAGAGAAGGAGAAATGACAATGACAAGGAATAGGAATGAATGATTTTCTTTCGTGCTCGGAAGCCATTAACTTAGTGGATCGTGTTAGGTAACGTGTGTGCGCTTCATCCTATCCTACAAactcattaaaatataaaagtcgGAAGAAAATGGGATCAAAAGCTTAGAACATTTCGCCTACGTGTTAAAAATCATGCAAACAATAAACACAACGTCACATTCACTTTTCACTAACATCATTTGGTACGTTTTACAAATCACCACTTATTCAACAAAATAATATACTCATACTTTCATCATTGGGTTTCCGTAACGGTTTTCGCATTATTGAAAATCATCTGCATGATTTTCATGGCATGCTCTATATGTTATTGGATggacaaattattattaaataccatagtttttaattttaaaagaatagtcaaattttgattatatattaCTTAGAAGAATTGAGACTAATAATATCAGaaaatgtaataataatatgCGTTTTTAACAgactaatttttctttttttcttgtcaAAGCCATGACGACTAATAGAAGAAATTTATCCCGACATTAAGAAGTTCTCTGGAGCAATTCAAGACACAAGAATTGTACAACAGTGAAGCAATCACAGGAGTTTGATTTGGCTATACCGTTGTTAACATTGCTTAAGCTTGTTTACTCATCAATACATTTCATACTCATATTGGTAttgataaaatatgaaaatattttatggaCCGAACGGTTAACACCAGGCTCGATTGGCTCCCATCACCGAGTCAACCGAATGATACACGTCCGTGTAGGACGACCGGCATCTTTGGTCCACCTCACTAACGTTCAATTAAGGTCAGCAAAGTTAAACCATCATTATGAATTAGGTAATATACATCTAAGTACGATTCACCTCACTAATTCGGCCTAATAAGATAagctcattaaaataatataaatagcgtaTATTTCAAGAACAAGGTACGTAATTAATTACTGTACTCTGACAACCGAGTGTCGAACACTCTTTGCTGACTTCAGCGTCAGAGTGCATTCTACAGGTACCCTCATTTGGCATTCCTCAGGAGACAGAGTGATCAAGTACCCGAGATTAGAAGGAGTAAGCTGAAGTGTAGATCAATCGCCCAATAAAAAGGAGGAAGACAAAGTCAATCAATAGTTCTTTAGGTCTCATCTTCATAGTAAAAATAAATGGAAAAGAAAAGCTAAAGAGATTGATTGATTTTACATCATGTATAATCATTTCTCTTTTCTACATCATGTATCAATGCTTTCACTATCCAATAGTATAAAATGgtagaagaagaaagagaaaaaaagaaacacTCTTTAGTTAGGACATTGGaattttagtaattattttCGAAAAAGTAAATCATGAAGCAGATGAAGCTAACAGATAAATTAGATATCAGCCTAACTGaggtgatgcctaacatgaaaatttttatataaaaaaaagttaacagATAAATTTGAAAAAGTTGACATGCTATATTAGGAAATTAAGTTTAATAAGTATAATTGAGTTTTATAAATGTTTGAGTATGATATGATAGTTGAGCATTAGTTGAGGCGAATCTGGTCCAAGCCACTTTTATCATCTAGTCGTGATTTCTGCTGAAATTGGAAGTAGTCTTTGTATTTGATGGTTTTGAACAATGGCTTTTCATTCTCCAATAGCTCCGCCAGAGGCCCAACTTCCTTATCTAGCGCAGGCCCATTCGCCAACACAACACTAATCCTAGTGCCAACGTTGTTCAGGATTGCTCGGTGCAACACCCTCTCGTACCTCCCGTTACTCACAACCTATATTCCAAGTCAAATGCTATGTTATATAAAACATTTCTACCACTTTTTTCTTTACTACAGTTCATTTATTCAGTGAAAGTATATGGTTTTTTTGAAGCTTTTTAACATGGCATACCTGGAGATGATCTGCAAGTAAGACGGTTAGACAGTTAGGAAGGGGATTAACGTTGACCCATTTGGCATGGTGCTTAACCTGAAGCCCTCCGATTCCATTCTGCGTTAGCAAGGTCAATAAGCCTGTGTCGGAATGTGAAGGCATACCTAGAGCAAGGTGTGGTTGTGGACATGGTGGATACAGGTTAACAACGAAGAGCTGATGGCTAGAGTCAAACTCAGTGGACTCAATTATGGAATTCGATGCTAGTCCCAAACTCTCTGATATTCCTTCAAGCAACTTCCTAGCCAAACCTCTGATTTTCTCGCTATACTCATAAGCAACCTCCCTGCAGTAGTACCACGCAAAAAGAAAACTTAATGCATTCAATTTGGCTTATGGAATCTCTTTCATTATGTTTGTTTCTAACAGAAGGTATAGTCCATTATGGTGTGAAAGATTAACTTGTATTTTTAAGACATAGACTAATCAATTatgtttatagttttttttttcaaattttaatggCATTTGTTtataaagtataaataaaatttgctaaaaaatattattgatattatttttcCAAATTGTTTAATACATATTTAGTGAGTTTTGTTCTTATCGAGTATGAGTTGTCATTCTTTCGATGTGTGTGGATAATGGCAAGAATTTTCAAGTTAAAGGAGATGCACCTGCAAAAAATTCTCCCTATGCTTAATTCAGTAAGAATACAAATGATCTTGTGTACAAGTCAATGAATAATAGGATAAATGTATTTCATAAGAGAATTGAGGTATTCATAGACTCATGGACTTAAGTAGAAACCCAATAAAGTGGCTACTTTGTAGTAACCATTTAGGTCACCTTTTTCCTTACGTGTATCTTATTATTAAAGTGACTTGTTAGTTACTTGATCGTTAAGGCTGAACATAAGTAACGTGGGTGGTTCCTATCCAACTATAAGATGAACTGTTATAACTGTTTTAGCAATTTTCATCTACTAATAtgtgatattttataaattcctACTGGGTAGCACATAATTCCTATTAGTTATAGTCTATTATGGTGTGAAAACTGTGGCTAGATTAACTTGTATTTTTAAGGCATAGACTAATCAATTatgtttatagtttttttttttcaaatttttcactTTGTGTTTTTTCGTGATTTTtgctttattttataataaaatttgggTGTTTTGTTGATGAAAATTGTTTAAGCAGATGTTATTCTTCTTACTAACTGTGTTCTTGTTATGCTCTTATCTGagtatgtaattttttatttttttcaaatttatgttttttttttaaatttctggtttaaatttatattgtgTTTGAATGTTtttgttataaatttaatatgtgTAATTTATGTTACATTATTTATGTGAATAAGTTTATACTTCAGTTGAATATATGTTGAATATATTTATAGTTTAAGTTGAATGTGTTTTTAATTAAGATGTTTTAGAAATTATTAGTTgatatgtatttaaatttaaaattatatttatgcaTAGAAGTtagtaataatttatattttcatttctcATACACATCACTATAACATATCCTATTCTAAATattcttaactttttttttaattttttttcaaattctcaCAAAGTTTCCAATTTTGAATTCAAACAAATCATTAAAGTGGGTAGTAGTAAAGGAGGTGAGTCTTGCATACATAAAAGTTACGGACTTATTTTGCCTTTTATAGGATTCAGTTGAAATCTTATCTATTTCCTCTTCAGTATTGGTCTTATTTTGTCTTTTATGTGATTCAGTTCAAATCTTATCGATTTCCTCTTCAGTATGGGTCCTATTTTGTCTTTTATGTGATTCAGTTCAAATCTTATCAATTTCCCCTTCAAACTTGCAATAAGGAAGTTTAGTTTATAGGATtaccatttattttatttattttttaatttggttaATATAAACTCTTAAGTCTTCTCTTATATTCTCTTCTTCTGGGTTCTTGGCTCCCAGAGCTTGCTAGTTCTATTATTTTCCGGTACCAgcaaaaaaatcatattatacCTCGAAGGACTTTCACATACATAGAGATAAATCCTTAATAATAGTGCCCATCAATCATTTCTTTGTTCAAGAGTTAGaacaaattaattgattgaaggTACTACTAGTAGTTAATTAAATTACCTGAAACCTGGTGGTTTGTGGGGGAAGTTAAATTGAGGAAACGTGGTGGCCTTCAGATAATCTCTCCAATAATGAACCTTCTCTACTTCAGGACAAAAGCTGGTGCCATGCCTGATGGGTTCAAAAGGGCCCTTGTCACCAAACTCCTTCTTTTCCTCCACCGCCAAATCATGAAACTCACCAGATTTTTTCATCAACTTCTCCACCAGGTTCTCGGGAATTCCATGATTTGTGAGCTGAGAAGCAAGTGAGTGTTCAATAACATTATTGACTTGGGACTTTCTGTAACAAGATTTAGAAACAGAAAGTTTCCAAAATTCTTACCATGAAAACACCCCACTCAGCACAGGCCTTGCCGATTAGGTGCACCGCTTTGGCGTGAATCTGAGGGTGGTGTGAAGTGAGATGAGAAAAATCAATGACTGGGATGGAAGCTGCAAGTTCCTCTGCAACATCATCCTCCTCATGGAGTCCTGAGATGGAGTGGTAGGTGGAAGGGATGGGAGAAGAATCTCCTTTTGATTCTGCAAAATCTTTGATGCTTAAAATCGATGCATGAACCTTTGGTGGTTCTGGTTGTGATGATGAGGGAATGGAAGCAGAAGAGGCCATGGATGTTGTGAATCAGGTAGTATCACAAATCATCGGATTATCATTCTTATCTGCTAATAGaatacacataaaaaaaaataacaaataaaatcagtgatatgattaaaaaataaatttcagaGTACAAAAAGTATAGAAGGATAGGTTCAAGTATACATTTATAAACAAAATCAGTAGTGTAAGTGTTGGGAACAATATAAGATCTATTTTCGTTTAAAAGAATCttattatattatcattttaatttagttttctaaattatgttatatttatttagttttaaagttaatttacttatataattttaaaaaaccagATTTTTAAAGGTTTCACCAATAAAACGTAAAAATGGAGTTGCGGGGAATCGAACCCCGTGCCTCTCGCATGCGAAGCGAGCGCTCTACCATATGAGCTACAACCCCATTTGTTAATTAttactaatttatattatgtaaatattatattaaactaATGTTAGACAGACTAAACTAAACTATTATTAGACAGACTAAGCAAAACTATTATATTTCAGTTAAAAACTAAACTCTAATTTTAAGATACTgaaattcttaaaataattgACTCTTCTCAACAAAGTTTTTTTgtacaaaacaatt harbors:
- the LOC137820736 gene encoding 2-oxoglutarate-dependent dioxygenase 19-like, which produces MASSASIPSSSQPEPPKVHASILSIKDFAESKGDSSPIPSTYHSISGLHEEDDVAEELAASIPVIDFSHLTSHHPQIHAKAVHLIGKACAEWGVFMLTNHGIPENLVEKLMKKSGEFHDLAVEEKKEFGDKGPFEPIRHGTSFCPEVEKVHYWRDYLKATTFPQFNFPHKPPGFREVAYEYSEKIRGLARKLLEGISESLGLASNSIIESTEFDSSHQLFVVNLYPPCPQPHLALGMPSHSDTGLLTLLTQNGIGGLQVKHHAKWVNVNPLPNCLTVLLADHLQVVSNGRYERVLHRAILNNVGTRISVVLANGPALDKEVGPLAELLENEKPLFKTIKYKDYFQFQQKSRLDDKSGLDQIRLN